In Rhodamnia argentea isolate NSW1041297 chromosome 1, ASM2092103v1, whole genome shotgun sequence, the genomic window TGTTGAAATGgcatgtcgggatgctggactcgCTTATTCTTGGCATGTTTGGAGCGCCGACTACATGTTGATCGATTGAGGTAGGCCATGgattgaaaatggaaagaagCGCTGGTGTTTGACTGATTTCGagcatgtcggagagtgtcaAAGTGTCGAACACGATACGACATGACACAACACTACACTACACAGAAGCTctcggagagtgtcggtgcttcctaggTCACAAGTCCAAACAATGTTTTATTGGGATTAGTTCTACAAACTtagtttattttcttgaaaaaccaatttagtttattttcttgaaaaaccaaTTCATCCCCTTCTTGGTTGCTTATTTGGATATATTCatgatttacaaaatttttttcgGTTAAATCAATATTTTATTGAGATTAGTTCTacaaaattccataaaaaaataagaatagtttataattgaaaaaaaaaggcttgtCCAAAACCTAAATAGGAGTTAATAACTCGAAACTCGTTATCTTAATTAGAAAAACACTAATAGTCACTCTAATTATGgttgatgagttttttttttttaaagttgggAATTAAAAGCATAGTTAAGAAATGCAAATAAGAATTTGTAATCGGTAAGAAAAGTTAGTGAATcaagagaaacaaaataaatattgatAGTACCTAAATGAGAGTGGGTAATTCAATAATATGTGTAATCTAGTGgtataaatattaatttttttttctaatttaggtTGGTTACTCTAAAAAGATTAGCAAATGTAAGTGGCAGAAACAAGGCAAAGTAAAACGGCAACTCAATATAGAAGTTggtaaatagaaaaaataataaaatattattaagtaATGCAAAAGAGAGTTGGTAATCCAAAACTAGTTGTTAATAAAATCTGATAAAATTTGGTAAATCACTCTAATTTATCCACCTCGTTTCCTAGGTCATGCAAGACGAACATCAGTTTCATAATCCCATTTCCAAAAAACCGTATTGCGGCCAATCGAAAGATAAATCGACAAGTAAGCAAAAGAGTTAGAAGCTTTACTTGCCTCATGATCAAAACCCAACGAAAATGAAGTCGATTCGTGGCCAAATGAAGCTCAGGTCCCCTTCGATTCATGCACGGCCGAAAgctagaggagagagaatgagcgGCTTCGAAGCTTGAGGAGTCGAAGCTGAGGTTGAGGGAGATGTTGTCGAGGTGAGGTCGCTGTCGTCGTTGCCGTTAACGGCCTCGAACGAACAACGAGAGGTGTTGGTCCGTGGGTTTCAATCGAGCGAAAATGACGAGGGAGTGGCGAAGGGGTTTATGAGAGAGGGGAAGGAAGAGTGAggggtgagagagagaagggtattTATAGGGGTTGGTTAAGGGGGTTCCGTCTTTAGTTCAATCTATATCCAAATCGTGCTCAATTTCGGAACAAAACTCCCATATCATCACCATAACTCATAACATCTCATATGACATAATACCAACCCTCAAAACCACATTTCATTAACTTCATAAAAGCCTTCGTTTATCACATAATCATCACTACAATACTCATTTTACTCACTAATTACACAGATGAAAAATTGGGAGTTTCACACACATAAAGAACcattatttttgtgagatgTTATCCATTTGCCTCACTAATAAATTGAATCCATCTAAGTATAGTCAAAGGCATTTACGACCATGGAAGGCTTTGTATTTATTGATGTAGTTACAGCTATGATTCGGTGTTTGAGACTTTTTGAGATCATATTGACTTTTAAGAATATTTCTAAACCAGTATAAATGTGCGCACAAACAGTGCAGGTCCAATTAATACAGCCCAAGTAGGAGAATGTAAGAGTTTTTCTATGTGggcttacattaattgaaattgttatTTACCGTTTTATGAGTTGATTTGATAAGGTAAGATATAAGGATTCTTAACTGGTTTAATATGGGTTGGATAGTGTGGACCGAATTAAGCCCGCCCCGTAATGAGAGGGCCACAACcagaaactctataaatagcgttCAAGTCTCTCGTCTAATCTTCTAACACACAATCATACTCACGTAAAGGAAGAACGTACCCATTCGCAAGGGTACTCTTGTTCGGCCAGTGTTTCGGAGAGGGAATAGAGGGGAATACTTAGGTTTCCGAATCGtcgccgttttcacatcaagttcAATCGATTCTAAATGAGGTGCGCAAATCCATTTTCGATTATCATGCAGTGTTTCTGATTTTGATTAGGGCGACCATTTAGCGTGCCATTTTTGTGGTTTACAAaagattgttggccaaaaaattaaatagacaAATCAATGCAAACTTGgcaaatatcaaatttgaaagGTTATTTAAAGCattggggataagtacaccgtgagcccaataactttcaaaatgttcatttaagtgccataactttcaaaaatcgttcacttaagtgctacgtcaACCTGTTCGGCATCCATGTAAGCTTTTACAGCGTGCCACATTAGCTTTTCCGGagtgccatgtcatcttttcgGAGTGTCACATTAGCTTTTCGGCGTTCACGTCAGcgatgacactcaagtgaacgatttttgaaagttatggcacttaaatgaacgttttgaaagtcatagcactcaagtaaacgtcgtacaaaagttatgacaccgATAGCGTGCTTATCCCTAAAGCATTGAATAGGCCTGATTACATCAAgtacaaaagttaaaattatatCTAGATTGCATAAACTAATGTAAGGAAGGTCATTAAATAAATATCATTATATATAAGTGATTATAAGGAAGTTTATAAAACAAGAGTAATATATAAAGCCAGCTTCTTGAAATGCAATGACCATCCAAAGAAATCTTCACAAAAATGGCGTTTGGGAAGCATACAATACGTCAATTTGTTCAACTTGCTTGCGTCgtctttgttcttttcatgaCTCTCGATCAATGTAAGTAAGCTAGCAGGCTGAATCCTTTTTTTGCTTCCCTTTGCATGTTACAAAAGCATCGTTCATCATGGCAAATTTAAATTTATCTTCCGACAAAAGTCGAATCACATTGTGATTCTTTCATCGTGTTAAGGCTGTGCAATGAGCTCTTCCGATTCCTCTTTTTGTTCTGACCTTCCAATTTTCTGATATACTTAAACGTggatataattttttcttgtttgattTCCGATGCAAATAGGTGGCGCGATGATCCGTGGCATGACGGAGGAACGGGAACCCGTTGCTCCTCGGATCGAAGACAGCAGTAAAATTTACATTCCTCAATGTGGAAAGATGATGTGCAAGGGTGGGATTCAAGGCGAATGTTATTGTTGCTTAACAAAATCCTTACCATGTACTAAAACCAGGGAAGAATGTTTGCCACCTTGCCCTCCTTTCAAATCGCCCGGGCTGGAAACAAAAATGTCAGCGCCTTGAAAATTATACTTATCGATTCTAAATAAATAGCCATTGAACCAAATTCAATTTGTGTGTCATGGTGAATAGCTTGCAAGTTTTTCGAAAAAGTCTTTGGAGGAACAAAGTGACATGGCTGAACAAGATAATATAGAGAGGAATCGTTAGACATGTTCTCGGTATAAAGTAGTTGTATGAGGTGAAAATCTTACGTACGGTTCTGGCATAGCGATGGGAATAGTGATGTTGTCATCGAAAGTAAGCATCTCTTGTAAAATATAAGCAACACTAAATCCTCGAGAGTCCAAACCTCCATTTCTCCTACTTGTTGCCCAAACCTCCATCTAAACATCCATTTCTCAGCAACGGGATTTCTATCCAAGCTATTAGGTGACTTATCGAACTTTATTTCCAATTAAGTAATCCAATCGAAAAAACATCAAACAAAAATTGGTAATTCAAAACTAATCGGTAGTTTAATTGGAGGAAGGTTTAACTTGCTTGAATAAAAGGTAGTAACTTCATATTAGTGTTGGTAAATTGGAAACGTAATTAAGGAAAGCcaataaaattttgtaaaagacaaaaatttagcaattgtaataaataaaaacatggCAAGTAACTCAAAAGAGTTGTGAACCCAAAACTCAAACGTTGTTGCTAATAagttttttctaaaaaaaaaaaaaaaagttggcaactTAAACCGTtactatgatttttttaaatcatatgaaaagctgaaaaattaaataaaaataatgaaggtCAATAAGTAACTCAAATTAGAGTTGGTAACCACATACTATGTGGGCATTTAACATGAGAGAAAGTAACGATTTTTCCTAGTTTAGGTTGATTATTTCCTGAAAGATTAGTATATATTTAAGGCATTATTatacaaggaaaaataaagttagTAGCTCcataaaaaagttggtaaataaaaaaaataactaaatgtTGTCAAGTAACTCAAACGAGTATGATTAAAAAGATTCACGCTATTTCCACCCCTTTATTAGTTCTTGACACCCCCTAGTCATATTAGATTGACTACATTATCGCTCATGGATCCCATTCTTGATAAAAGATTATTTCttacattttttcttctttcttttttcaattttgcttgaAAGAAGACTTCTCCACATCTCTTCTATTGAGAATTGGAAATCCTCAATCTTGCTTTTaacaaagacaatcaaaagCTACTAATGTGTGTATTGATTAAGTTATTATACATGGTAATATATGCACAAGTCGATATGCCACCGATGCACCGAATGTTTTTGAAAGAAAGATCTGCTCCGCCAATGTTTAGAATGTTTCGCCAATCTTTATGAAGAACAAGATATTGGGTATTGAAGATATCTACAAGCTAGAAGGATCTTCAGATAAGGTGAACATTTGGAAGGATCTTGATCGAGGTGAACATGTGTAGAAGAACAGGAATGTTTGTGATGGCTTGGAGGTATAATGATTAGGTGAACAATGAATGGACGTTTGTGAAGGTGAACAGCTTAGTAGAATCGCAATTGCTAATATACCTAGAAGGACTAGAAGAAAGATCGGGTGCACCAATCGTTATCGAAGTAGCGGATCTTTGGCAGAGGGCGCTTGCCTTATAAAGATCAAGTCGAAAATTGTGACAATACCAAAGCTCCTTGTGAGTTCATTGAAGATGAGGAATTAACTATGATGCTGATGTGTTTGGAAGGTAATTGTATGCTGAAGAAGCCAAGAAAATTATTGGTTGCAAGTCAACCACAAGGTTTTTCAGTGAATAACATCAAAAGACTACAAAGATCTAGATGTCTTAATTATGGAAAAGGGATCGTACAGATATTTACTCCTGTAAGGTGCTGGTCACTAGGCCTACTAACCGGATCTTTGATTTTGAAGAATATAGCCGCTATAAATATTGTGATAATATCAATGACCTAAGTTTAGCGAAAACTAGGTACAAGGATAAAAATCTTGACAAGAAggagaacaaataaaaaatgacgaGGTGTTCATGATTACTAGGAGGTACCATGGTCAATCTATCATCAAGGTGACGTCTTTGCATGCTAAGATACTCAAGAGGACATTGGATTATTTCTCACAAGTCATCCTCATGGTTTTTTTATAAACAGCATCAACGAACCCATATTTCGGGTGAGACGATGTTTATGTCGATATTATGTCATTGGTGATGAACATGAAAGGAtgtttgttggagaaaaattatAGCCGTTGGCGGGTAAAGATGCACACGTAAAGATCGGGAAGTATATCGAGGAACAGGAACATGCATCTGTTAGCTTTGTTAGAGTAGTAGTATTAGAAAAGCAACCGAGTAGTAGTTTCAGCATAGTGTCGAAAAACAATTTGCAGCAGTTTCAACGGATCTCTAAAGGCTAGTTGGGCTGCTCAAGCTTCTTTTGCAGGAAGATTGAAGTTGTATATATAATGAAAGACCTTCTAGGCTAAAATTTTAGAGAAAGCACGATATAAAATGCATATACCGCTTGTGAGCCACTTCTCTCTCGTTGTTTCTCTGTTCTATGATCTTTCTCATCCGTAATCGTGTGAAAGATCAAGAGTACAAGAGTAAGAGCAGCAGCTGAGTCTtaatagtgtgatctatcaagtAAAGTATTAATGCTTGCCAATTGAAACTTGTTGGGCTGATTACTAGTGGATTCCAATCCAAGCTGTGGCTGTTAGTTTCGTAGAGTGGATGTAGGCATTTCATATAAGCCGAACTACTATATATCATGTGTACTTGCATCTTACTTGATCTTTACTCAATCTTGCACACGCTCGGATATTGTTTTTTGAAACGTCTACTTACCAAATCTTTTTATATCATCTATTGTTTTTCCCATATTCTTTATACACTTCAGCACACAATGTTCTCATATTGCAAACATCTGCCGACCCGATCTCTACAATGCCTCTGTAAATGTTTGACCCAATGCTTGAAGTTGAACTTGTTTTTTTCCgcaaatattttcatagttCTCAAATAACCTATTCACCCTCTCCGAGTTGTATTATTAGTCCAAACACCTTCCAAGTAACTTTTTTTCCACCTGAACTGCTTCTTCAACTCACATTACATTTCAACGTTTCCTTCATGTTTGTCTTCTTCTGTACATATTCTCCATTATTATAATCTAAGCAACCACTAATCAGATACTAGAGTGAAGAAATGTtagttttatttgtaaattgtTTACTTCATTTTCTTAGATTATTCTCATGATCACGAAATTTTCGACTTTGATTTTTGGATCAAATTTATGAGAATTTACTCAAAAATGTAATATTATAATTGATGTATGCATTATACATAATGTACTCATAGATTATCATCTTACTTGTTTTTAAGTTGTTTTTTAGTAATAGTTTCCTAGTACAAAcaataaagaaatattttttttggtcagaaacaCAATAATTATTTAGCCATGTActaaataaactatttttttggaaaagaagTACACTGATTTTGTTCCAAATGTAGGATAAAAAggcaaaacggaaaaaaaaagggtaacatTAGTCTCAAATCAAGGTCTGCCCACATTTGACCTTAATAAATGTTGTTTAAGAAGAGAATGGTAGTTTCATCTctagtaaaaatttttaaaaaatgaaaacgaagaaaaaaattgtaagaaataATCTTAAACTAATAGTGGGACCCGCAAGAGATAATGTAATCAATTTATTATAAAAGGTGAAGTCAGGAGTTAATAAGAGAGTAGAAATTGAGTGGGcctaaaaaaaaactcaaacgaGAGTTCGTGACGCAAACCTGTTTGGcaatttaatttgacaaaaacCAGTAAATCACTCTAATTTAGGTTGGTAATTTCATGTAAGAGTtagtaaattcaaaattttggtaaattattcaaattaaagttgatagaaaaaattgaacaaaaattgcTACTTTGGATACTAGTAAAAAAATGGTAATGTCataaaaatgttgatatgtTATCAAGAAGACACCTCAAAATgagggacaaaaaaaagttacggACGATTTCTTTTGTTACCAACAAGTGTTAATATATCCATGCTTTTTCTTtacatggaaaataaaattctgCCTGAGCTGGTTGGACTTTCTTAACATATGAATGggattctaaaaattaaaattactgACTGTTGGGAATATTAACGGGGCAAACTCGATCAGGAAAATATATGGCGATTTTGTCCTTTGAATGTCTATTTATGGGGATTAATCTGCCAAAATATCGGTTGAGCTAAAAACTAGGATTCCTTTGTTACTTGGAAAATTGAAAGTCAATTGAAATACCAGGAATCTCTTCGTCCATCATCTTTGaagtaagaaagaaaagaaatggaaaattcacacaagtggtctttgaattttgacccaatgttcaatctaatccccgaacttttaatttgtttaaggaTATGTTTACtggaagtcataaaacttgttatgaatgtgcaattaagtcttaaaactcgtgaaatcgaatcctaaaacttatcaaattagttcAATCGAATCCTTgtacttttctctctcctacacaTCGATGATGCGACTAAAACAAagttgttttggtaatttttacaCATCTTTCACTTGCTCTTAAATCAGACACTTTTCTTAACTTGTCTTTTGTTTCCGCCCTTTGGTTCCCTGATAgactcttttttttgtctttgggGTTCAACCCTGATAGACTTGAGCACTCATGCATATTGCAAACAACATATCCAATGCAAATAGGTGGTGCCAACCGGCATGATGCGTGCTTTTGCCAGTGATGACTCACATTGAACTGTAGAAGACCGAGAACCCGTCCCTTCTCAAATTTATGGTAGCATAAAGCTGTTCATTCCACAACGTTCGAAGATGGCACGTGGGCGCTTGAAGTACGAACGCTATGTCGCATGTCCGACCACAAGAAACAGTGTACTCGGACCATGGACGCTTGTAATTCGTCTGAACAAAGAAGCAAGAAGCCGCTGATTCAAATTTCCTCGGCCAGAgcacttttgtttgttttcctttgaccAAATTGCTGTGGCGGCTTAAAAGTAGATTTGACTGAGAAGATGATTGACATGAAGAATGAGAATAACAtatttattgtcaaattgccTAGATGTACCAGCATGTTTCTCCACATTAACCTTCAACCAAGAGTCTCCTCTAATCCATTGTGAAGCACTTGCAAAAGCCAAAAACACATTCAGCCAAAAGAGAAAAGCATACGGAAGCGAGATCAAGTGACAAGGGAATCCAACCGAATAGAAACATGGATTGCTCCGGCTATCATCAAAGTATCAGAAGAAAAGCAGAGTTAACATAATCCAACTTCAAAGAGGGAAACCTTTATATCCATCTGGATTGCTGAAAGTGAAATAGTTGTCAGTCCCAGTTGCATCTTTCCCCAAGTGGTGTAAATGATATGCTATGGAGATCATCATTGTGATAAGATGGGATGGATCATGAAACCTGCCATGACGTAAAATGGCATTCTTTTGCAGTCTCACGACTCATCAATCAGAGATTTTAACTCTTCTCGGAACTGCGTAACTTTCTCTGCTTTTACTGCCATGACTAACCCTGTCACCTGGTAATTCTTAAGCTGCATGCCAACAAATAGTTCTCAATTAGTAAAAAGAGATGACAGGGAAAGCCAATGGTGAAAGTCCCTAGGATGCAAGAGCAGGAGCAACGTTTAGTTTATTATCAGCCCTCAACCAATGATTCATTATATCCTTGCCAATACCAACAACACACAGTGATGCCGGGACAAGAATCTGGATAGAGCAAGGCTTTCTTACCTCATGATTTGTAACAGGTGGAGTGCGCAACGGAAAATTGAAGGACCATGAGCTGAGCTGCAATAGATTCAATGGAGCAACAATCaactgatgaagaaattggtcaaAGACAAGAGGAAGTAGCATCCTTAACCAAGCCActcatttggaaaaatttgtACCTTATAAATGATTTCATCTTCGAGCTTACTGAATATAATATCTGCATCTCTGACAGGATTGCTGTTTCGTTTACTTTTCTGGGAACCGCTCTTCAGCTGCATTAGGCAACATGAAGCAAAACACAGCAGATGTGAACAGCATGCATTCACGATACCACCCTCGAATAGAAGAGAAATGAGTAGACCAAGAGGAACAGCACTTATACCTTATGAATTTTGCTCACAAGTAAATAATTACTGAACTTGAAAGAGTTCCGCAGCTCCTCAGTGGGCTTCAACAGGATAACAAGATATATTAAGCATGGAAAACTTTTAGCTATATAGCAGGAAAGCAAAACATATTCACCAAGCTCACCCACTTCCTCAGCTGACCTCATCTTCTGTAGCCCATGAGACTTCATCAAAGAGTGCATCATAGAGAGGTGGCAAAAGCTGGGGAGGAAAATTCATCACGTGCTGAGACACCAAAAGACCAGTGTGCGGTGCTTGCTCATTCAGAATTGCTCTGAGATCACTTATCACATCATTCTCTGGGCACACTTTAAGGAGGTACTCCTTCAGCTCGATAATACATCTATGATCCTGGTAACCAAATATTAGCATAGATTAGATCTCCTTTCCTCTACAACGACCAAATTTATGAGCAATACACTGACATTGGCCAGTAAATGACTGCACAGAATGCAACAAGGAAGTGCCATCTATAGAGGGGGGAGATTGAGAAGACACCTTCATaactttcacgtgtttgtttGTCTCATCAACTTTATGTTTTGACAAGCCATTTCGTGAGGGCAGATTGATGTTGGTGTTGACACTTACAGCTAAGATGCAGATCATGCGATTAATTGACATCAAGGATTAAGATTCCAGGAGACAGATCAACTTGCCTTATATCTGTCCAGGTTAAGTGCGGAAACAGCAGAGAAAAGTCCGTCATCTTCAGCACCCTCTATCTTAACGACAGTCCCCACTGTTGTCTGTCCCAGTATTAGGTCTACAAAGCCACTCAAGTCCCATTCCTCATCACCAAGGTAGTTCTGTAGCAGAATCTTCACTCCATGAAAGTCGCTCGGTTTCGGGTCGAAAAAAGCAAAATCAGCTTGAACAACGCCCTTCAGATAAACACACAATAAAATacatcaaaagaaagataacaCACCGAATTTCACCATTGAATCGAAAGCTATCCTAAGGACGCTCTTACTTcaatttcatcatcatcatcatcaccatcaccagaAGACTGGGAATGCGTGCTCTCTTCGTCAGAGGATTCGGTCCGTTTAATCTTCTCTTTCTGAGCATTCTTGCCAAACCCATCATCTAGAAGTGATTATCCAATTGAAAACCACATCAAAACTCGAGCTTGAGACCAGGGGAGAAGAAAAAGCAATCTTGATCACCCAAACGGAAATTAACACGTATTGCATAACGGAAGCAACATCGACACTGAAGAGCGGATATACCAGAAGCGTCTGTGCGGCAATTGGACCCGTGGGCATCATGCTTGCTTCTCGAGCTCGCAGACGCAGCGAGAGCGAGCGAACGAGCGAAGGGCGAGAACGTCTGCGGccgagaagatgatgaaaggcGGCGTCTTTTAGCCTTGTGAGGCATCTTCTTGAGCTGATCAGGGTCTAAACACGGAAGAGAATGAAGTTGCTTGCACACGCCCTCCGATCTACATACGCAGGATGTTAGATGAGGGTTTAGGGGTTTTTGCCATGGGCTGAAAAGTACGATGGGACATCTGTTATTTcgaaggaaaattattttcgaaaatttatttttgacttccggattttttttttttacgaaaaattaatcgatttatgaaaaatattttttattgactgaAAATAAGTTTAGAAGGAAAACAGCTTTTAGTCCcaacaagaaggaaatcaattATCATAAACTACGAAAAAAAACGGCTGCTTTGTTTTCTAGGATTGAAAATGTTCATAAAGGTCGATTAATATTTTATCATCCAAACACTGAAAgatcataaaataattttttgaaaatagttTTCCTTCAAATTAACGTAGTCCCAAAAACTTTATGACATAATGTTATAATGGTTTCCCCCTTTTCAATttagagaaatcattttcctaattttaagtatgtacattttctttgaatgtaaataaatcaaatacatgaaaattcagaaaataaattCGCGAAAACTAATCCCCAACCTTAGAGTGCGTTCGTTTCATTACAAACTTCGAAAAGTCGAAAAATGAATTCCGGGATTATGGTCTTTCTTCGAATAAACGAACCCTTAAAGTCACTTTCAACAAGACAAAGTGATCAAACACGTGACCAAACTACTAATCACTAACAGGAGAAAACTAGGTCTTTACCCCCAGCTTGA contains:
- the LOC115740171 gene encoding protein BCCIP homolog, with amino-acid sequence MPHKAKRRRLSSSSRPQTFSPFARSLALAASASSRSKHDAHGSNCRTDASDDGFGKNAQKEKIKRTESSDEESTHSQSSGDGDDDDDEIEGVVQADFAFFDPKPSDFHGVKILLQNYLGDEEWDLSGFVDLILGQTTVGTVVKIEGAEDDGLFSAVSALNLDRYKDHRCIIELKEYLLKVCPENDVISDLRAILNEQAPHTGLLVSQHVMNFPPQLLPPLYDALFDEVSWATEDEPTEELRNSFKFSNYLLVSKIHKLKSGSQKSKRNSNPVRDADIIFSKLEDEIIYKLSSWSFNFPLRTPPVTNHELKNYQVTGLVMAVKAEKVTQFREELKSLIDES